The Camelina sativa cultivar DH55 chromosome 14, Cs, whole genome shotgun sequence genome includes a window with the following:
- the LOC104742980 gene encoding probable LRR receptor-like serine/threonine-protein kinase At1g56130 yields MYPRCGSPGSSSKPNRSHYSSRRSGGFELHIRGLGDQGSEGMEHQRRTLLRRCHQGGNHHGGQKLQPFNKMRLLFRQVHNLPHHCPVHTYIFLFFFLFFLKYFYLSPLRSMLFHFHSKVFAKDVSGPIPPLLWTLTYLTDLNLAQNYLTGSLSPAIGNLTQLEWITIGINALSGPFPKEIGLLTSLKSLGIGLNNFSGPIPAEIGNCTRLLKIYLGNSGLSGEIPSSFANLVELQDAWLNDVDVTGPIPEFIGKWTRLTILKLHGTRLSGPLPSSFSNLTSLTDLSVGDISNGSSSLEFIKNMKSLNTLTFRNSNLTGTIPSNIGEYSKLKQVDLSFNKLHGPIPASLFNLSQLTHLFLGNNTFNGSLPTEKSRSLINIDVSYNDLSGSLPSWVSLPNLKLNLVVNNFTLEGLDKRVLPGLKCLQKNFPCNRGRGIYSDFAINCGGLKIQSVSGAVFERDEKDLGSASFFVSDVQRWAATSVGYFAGITHNVGLEILNTLDSDSELFQSARHSTSSLRYYGLGLGNGGYTVTLQFAEIQILGSNTSRRLGRRPFDIYVQGKLVAKDFDIRRTAGGTAVRAVRREYKANVSENYLEIHLFWAGKGSTAIPTMGTYGPLISAVSAKPDFTPNIANRPPQKEKFGTGTFVGALVGIGLLIIFLAAVVIFIIRKSKKRYTDDEELLSMDVKPYTFTYSELKSATQDFDPSNKLGEGGFGSVYKGKLNDGREIAVKVLSVGSRHGKGQFVAEIVTISTVLHRNLVKLYGCCYEGDHRLLVYEYLPNGSLDHALFGHGGEKNLHLDWPTRFEICLGVARGLAYLHEEASVCIVHRDVKASNILLDSKLLPKVSDFGLAKLYDDKKTHISTRVAGTIGYLAPEYAMRGHLTEKTDVYAFGVVALELVSGRPNSDVSLGEEKKYLLEWAWNLHEKSREMELIDPDLTEFNMEEVKRMIGIALLCIQTSYGLRPPMSRVVAMLSGDVEVSDVTSKPGYLTDWRFDDTPSSSFSAFQTKDTDASSSYSTGFVTPRDGDIQPMLGVRINEGR; encoded by the exons ATGTATCCCAGGTGCGGTTCACCTGGTTCGAGCTCAAAACCGAACCGGAGCCACTACTCATCCCGACGAAG CGGGGGCTTTGAACTCCATATTCGCGGCTTGGGGGATCAAGGCTCCGAGGGAATGGAACATCAGCGGCGAACTTTGCTCCGGCGCTGCCATCAAGGAGGAAATCACCATGGAGGACAAAAACTACAACCCTTTAATAAAATGCGACTGCTATTTCGACAAGTCCACAATCTGCCGCATCACTGCCctgtacatacatatatatttctcttcttctttttgtttttccttaaatatttttatctatcaCCTCTTCGATCAATGTTGTTTCACTTTCACAGCAAGGTTTTTGCGAAAGATGTATCAGGACCTATACCTCCACTGCTCTGGACTTTGACATACCTCACCGATCT AAACCTGGCTCAAAATTATCTAACAGGCTCCCTTTCTCCTGCAATTGGGAACTTGACTCAACTGGAATGGAT AACTATTGGGATCAATGCCTTGTCTGGCCCCTTTCCCAAGGAAATTGGTTTGCTTACAAGTCTAAAATCGCT AGGTATTGGTCTAAATAACTTTTCCGGTCCTATACCAGCTGAGATTGGGAACTGCACAAGACTACTGAAAAT ATACCTAGGAAATTCTggacttagtggagaaataccTTCATCATTTGCTAATCTTGTAGAGCTGCAAGACGC TTGGTTAAACGATGTGGACGTTACTGGTCCGATCCCGGAATTTATAGGAAAATGGACCAGACTTACTATCTT GAAACTTCACGGAACTCGTTTGAGTGGTCCGCTACCGTCGTCATTTTCCAACTTAACTTCTTTGACAGACCT GAGTGTTGGTGATATCTCCAATGGAAGCTCTTCTCTCGAATTCATCAAAAACATGAAATCTCTAAATACATT AACATTTAGGAACAGCAATCTCACTGGGACAATCCCCTCTAATATCGGGGAATACTCAAAACTGAAACAAGT TGATTTGAGCTTCAACAAACTACATGGACCAATTCCGGCTTCACTTTTCAACTTGAGTCAACTTACTCACTT GTTTCTGGGAAACAACACGTTCAATGGTTCTTTGCCAACTGAAAAGAGCCGGAGTTTGATCAATAT agatgTATCCTACAATGATTTGTCCGGTAGTCTTCCTTCATGGGTCAGCTTACCAAACTTGAAACT GAACCTTGTTGTTAACAACTTCACCTTGGAAGGTCTAGACAAGAG GGTTCTACCAGGACTAAAGTGCCTGCAGAAGAACTTCCCTTGTAATCGAGGCAGAGGAATTT ATTCTGACTTTGCCATCAACTGCGGAGGCTTAAAAATACAGTCTGTTAGCGGAGCAGTATTTGAGAgggatgagaaggatcttggaTCAGCTTCATTTTTTGTGAGTGATGTTCAGAGATGGGCAGCCACTAGTGTAGGATATTTTGCCGGAATTACCCATAATGTAGGGTTAGAGATACTCAACACTTTGGACTCCGACTCAGAGCTTTTTCAGTCAGCAAGACACTCTACATCTTCCCTAAGGTATTATGGATTGGGGCTAGGAAATGGAGGCTATACCGTAACACTTCAGTTTGCTGAAATACAGATTCTTGGTTCTAACACATCGAGACGTTTAGGAAGACGACCTTTTGACATTTATGTCCAG GGAAAACTTGTTGCAAAGGATTTTGATATACGCAGAACAGCTGGTGGCACTGCTGTCCGAGCTGTTCGGAGAGAATATAAAGCAAACGTATCAGAAAATTACCTTGAAATTCATCTTTTCTGGGCTGGCAAAGGATCAACTGCTATTCCTACTATGGGTACTTATGGGCCACTAATATCGGCCGTCAGTGCAAAACCAG attttacacCAAATATAGCTAACAGGCCACCACAAAAGGAAAAGTTTGGCACTGGTACTTTTGTGGGTGCTCTTGTTGGCATAGGACTTTTGATCATCTTTCTTGCGGCCGTGGTTATCTTCATCATCCGAAAAAGCAAAAAGCGTTACACAGATGATGAAG AGCTGCTTAGTATGGACGTAAAACCTTACACTTTTACTTACTCTGAACTTAAAAGTGCCACTCAAGATTTCGATCCCTCAAACAAGCTTGGAGAAGGAGGATTTGGGTCTGTTTATAAG GGAAAGCTGAATGATGGAAGAGAGATCGCGGTGAAAGTGTTGTCGGTTGGATCCAGACACGGGAAGGGACAATTTGTTGCAGAAATCGTAACAATTTCTACAGTTCTGCATCGCAACCTAGTAAAGCTTTACGGGTGCTGCTATGAAGGAGATCATCGTTTGCTCGTATATGAGTACCTCCCTAATGGCAGTCTCGATCATGCACTATTTGGCCATG GAGGTGAAAAGAATTTACATCTTGATTGGCCAACCCGTTTTGAGATATGCCTGGGAGTTGCCAGAGGTCTAGCCTACCTCCACGAGGAGGCGAGTGTTTGCATAGTACACAGGGATGTGAAGGCCAGCAACATTTTGCTTGACTCTAAGCTGCTCCCAAAAGTTTCTGATTTTGGGCTTGCAAAGCTATATGATGACAAGAAAACCCACATAAGTACAAGAGTGGCAGGGACCAT TGGGTATCTTGCGCCAGAGTATGCGATGCGTGGACATCTAACAGAGAAAACAGATGTGTATGCCTTTGGTGTTGTGGCTCTTGAGCTAGTGAGTGGAAGGCCAAACTCTGATGTGAGCCtcggtgaagaaaaaaaatatcttcttgaATGG GCATGGAATCTACACGAGAAAAGCCGTGAAATGGAACTAATAGATCCTGATCTGACTGAATTCAACATGGAAGAAGTGAAACGCATGATAGGAATTGCTCTGTTGTGCATTCAGACATCTTATGGCTTGAGACCACCTATGTCAAGAGTGGTGGCCATGCTTTCAGGAGACGTTGAGGTCAGTGATGTAACCTCTAAGCCAGGCTACCTAACCGACTGGAGATTTGATGACACCCCAAGCTCCTCTTTCAGCGCCTTTCAAACTAAAGACACAGACGCTTCTTCGTCTTACTCCACAGGGTTTGTGACGCCCAGAGATGGCGACATTCAGCCAATGCTTGGAGTCAGGATCAATGAGGGGAGATGA